GTCGACTATATATTTACTGTCCGAATACAAGGTAACTTGACAGGGTCTTTTTAAAGCCTCAAGACCTTTTATTACCGCCAGCAATTCCATTCTGTTGTTGGTTGTATCTTCACAGGCACCGGACAATTCCTTTATATTTTCCCCGTACTTTAATACAACCCCATAACCTCCAGGTCCTGGATTACCACTGCACGCACCGTCCGTATATATTTCAACCTGCGTCAAATTTTCTCTCCTCTGTAACAATTTTGGTAACAGATTATACCACGTTTTACCATTGGCCGCAAATACCTACTTTTAGGGAGCCCATATTTTTCCTATAATTAACCTAAAGTTAATCTATGATTTTT
This genomic interval from Bacillota bacterium contains the following:
- the rnhA gene encoding ribonuclease HI: MTQVEIYTDGACSGNPGPGGYGVVLKYGENIKELSGACEDTTNNRMELLAVIKGLEALKRPCQVTLYSDSKYIVDAMNKGWVRGWQARGWIRGNKKPAKNSDLWKKILELSSEHKVEWVWVKGHADNEFNNRCDWLAVEATNKIKKKP